One window of the Archangium primigenium genome contains the following:
- a CDS encoding deoxynucleoside kinase, giving the protein MARKKFIAIAGNIGAGKTELTSFLCRKYDLTPFFEPNDENPYLADFYRDMKTWAFRSQLFFLTAKFRLQRDMERAPGIALQDRTLYEDAEIFAKNLHRQRFIDKRDWDMYRSLYETFSQTLAPPDLMIYLRCPVRTLRQRIRLRGREMEQDIPPAYLKRLNDLYEEWFTGYKLSPVLVLPTDKLDYVTNLVDRVDLFRQIEKHL; this is encoded by the coding sequence TTGGCTCGAAAGAAGTTCATCGCGATCGCGGGAAACATCGGCGCGGGGAAGACGGAGCTCACGTCCTTCCTGTGCCGCAAGTACGACCTCACGCCTTTCTTCGAGCCCAACGACGAGAATCCCTACCTGGCCGATTTCTACCGGGACATGAAGACCTGGGCCTTTCGCTCCCAGCTCTTCTTCCTCACCGCCAAGTTCCGGCTCCAGCGGGACATGGAGCGCGCGCCGGGCATCGCCCTGCAGGACCGGACCCTGTACGAGGACGCGGAGATCTTCGCCAAGAACCTCCACCGCCAGCGCTTCATCGACAAGCGCGACTGGGACATGTACCGCTCGCTCTACGAGACGTTCTCGCAGACCCTGGCGCCGCCGGACCTGATGATCTACCTGCGCTGCCCGGTGCGCACGCTGCGCCAGCGCATCCGCCTGCGCGGCCGCGAGATGGAGCAGGACATCCCCCCCGCCTACCTCAAGCGGCTCAACGATCTGTACGAGGAATGGTTCACTGGCTACAAGTTGTCCCCCGTCCTGGTTCTTCCCACGGACAAGCTGGACTATGTGACCAACCTGGTGGACCGCGTGGACCTCTTCCGACAGATCGAGAAGCACCTGTGA
- a CDS encoding lysophospholipid acyltransferase family protein: MLRNLLCMVVTAISTAVFFPMTLLAALFTLNTDSTLWVVRRLWSPILVATGGAKLIVTGQENVDPKRPTIYVSNHQSTLDIPIHFMAVPVPFRFVAKHQLKYVPLIGWYLWVAGHIFINRGQREKAIASLDAAARKVRGGTSVFLYPEGTRSDNGKVLPFKKGPFALALKARVPVVPITIEGSGTVMPKNSWNIVPGPVYVKIGKPIDTTTFAENDREGLARAVRDVIIAQSLELGGKGGDAEDVVAEAGVEGRSRSRRHKAL; this comes from the coding sequence ATGCTACGCAACCTGTTGTGCATGGTGGTCACCGCCATCTCCACCGCCGTGTTCTTTCCCATGACCCTGTTGGCGGCGCTGTTCACCCTCAACACGGACTCCACGCTGTGGGTGGTGCGGCGGCTGTGGTCGCCCATCCTGGTCGCCACGGGCGGCGCGAAGCTCATCGTCACGGGCCAGGAGAACGTGGACCCCAAGCGGCCCACCATCTACGTCTCCAACCACCAGTCCACCCTGGACATCCCCATCCACTTCATGGCGGTGCCGGTGCCCTTCCGCTTCGTGGCCAAGCACCAGCTCAAGTACGTGCCGCTCATCGGCTGGTACCTGTGGGTGGCGGGCCACATCTTCATCAACCGGGGTCAGCGCGAGAAGGCCATCGCCTCGCTGGATGCCGCGGCGCGCAAGGTGCGCGGGGGCACCAGCGTGTTCCTCTACCCGGAGGGCACCCGGTCGGACAACGGCAAGGTGTTGCCCTTCAAGAAGGGGCCGTTCGCCCTGGCGCTCAAGGCGCGCGTGCCCGTGGTGCCCATCACCATCGAGGGCTCGGGCACGGTGATGCCCAAGAACTCCTGGAACATTGTTCCCGGTCCCGTGTACGTGAAGATCGGCAAGCCCATCGACACCACGACCTTCGCCGAGAACGACCGCGAGGGCCTGGCCCGCGCGGTGCGCGACGTCATCATCGCGCAGAGCCTGGAGCTGGGCGGCAAGGGCGGCGATGCCGAGGACGTCGTCGCCGAGGCGGGGGTCGAAGGCCGTTCCCGGTCCCGTCGCCACAAGGCCTTGTGA
- a CDS encoding tetratricopeptide repeat protein, with the protein MIAPSPTPFRSRARRLPWLGLTAVLGLGLATGCRHTAAGAPLDARAQAREYLARNEPERALPLLEAEATRAPEDLEVARALTAAQVKAGRTDAWIAELKRRNAQGERAVNHYMLGLAYFSRASEAGAPAVAAFERARELKPDEPEFHYRLGVALVESEQYAAAVGPLRRAVELAPERAGTRLPLAKALARTGDSAGAVAELAVLVGKEPSPAEVATARALMDQIADPFARFPKAAEPKLEEGMRYLQELDAPHPAIIAFEEILQDYPDLAVVHALTGLAWQRVDDAGRAVEEFKRAIELAPTDGKNHFYLGELYLTRQRPEAARPYLEKAVALNPLLDLAWFRLGDLHLERKDLRAADEAFRILTFLQPDAVPPRGKRALVLQLEGDWAGAERELLHVVDKDPENIEFTLRLGILFTEQARQASRPETRREAARKAEGWLRKVLEAQPENAVASRALQQLKSP; encoded by the coding sequence GTGATTGCCCCTTCCCCCACCCCCTTTCGTTCCCGCGCGCGGCGCCTGCCGTGGCTGGGCCTGACCGCCGTGCTCGGCCTGGGCCTCGCCACGGGCTGCCGGCACACCGCCGCGGGCGCGCCGCTGGATGCCCGGGCCCAGGCCCGCGAGTACCTCGCGCGCAACGAGCCCGAGCGCGCCCTGCCCCTGCTGGAGGCCGAGGCCACCCGGGCGCCGGAGGACCTGGAGGTGGCACGCGCGCTCACCGCGGCGCAGGTGAAGGCGGGACGCACGGACGCGTGGATCGCCGAGCTCAAGCGCCGCAACGCCCAGGGCGAGCGGGCGGTGAACCACTACATGCTCGGGCTCGCGTACTTCTCGCGGGCCTCGGAGGCGGGCGCCCCGGCGGTGGCCGCCTTCGAGCGGGCGCGGGAGCTCAAGCCCGACGAGCCCGAGTTCCACTACCGCCTGGGCGTGGCCCTGGTGGAATCCGAGCAGTACGCGGCGGCGGTGGGTCCCCTGCGCCGGGCGGTGGAGCTGGCACCGGAGCGGGCGGGCACGCGCCTGCCGCTGGCCAAGGCGCTCGCGCGCACCGGAGATTCAGCGGGCGCGGTGGCGGAGCTGGCCGTGCTGGTGGGCAAGGAGCCGAGCCCGGCGGAGGTGGCGACGGCGCGCGCGCTGATGGATCAGATCGCGGACCCGTTCGCGCGCTTCCCCAAGGCGGCCGAGCCCAAGCTCGAGGAGGGCATGCGCTACCTGCAGGAGCTGGACGCGCCCCACCCCGCCATCATCGCCTTCGAGGAGATTCTGCAGGACTACCCGGACCTGGCGGTGGTGCACGCGCTGACGGGCCTGGCCTGGCAGCGGGTGGATGACGCGGGCCGGGCGGTGGAGGAGTTCAAGCGGGCCATCGAGCTGGCGCCCACGGACGGCAAGAACCACTTCTACCTGGGGGAGCTGTACCTGACGCGTCAGCGTCCGGAGGCGGCGCGGCCCTACCTGGAGAAGGCGGTGGCGCTCAACCCGCTGCTGGACCTGGCGTGGTTCCGGCTGGGGGATTTGCACCTGGAGCGCAAGGACCTGAGGGCCGCGGACGAGGCCTTTCGCATCCTCACCTTCCTGCAGCCGGACGCCGTGCCGCCGCGGGGCAAGCGGGCCCTGGTCCTCCAGTTGGAGGGCGACTGGGCGGGCGCCGAGCGCGAGTTGCTGCACGTGGTGGACAAGGATCCGGAGAACATCGAGTTCACCTTGCGCCTGGGCATCCTCTTCACGGAGCAGGCGCGCCAGGCGTCTCGGCCGGAGACGCGGCGGGAGGCGGCGCGCAAGGCGGAGGGGTGGCTGCGCAAGGTGCTGGAGGCCCAGCCGGAGAACGCGGTGGCCTCGCGGGCGCTGCAGCAACTCAAGAGCCCGTGA
- the rplQ gene encoding 50S ribosomal protein L17, giving the protein MRHKVGQRKLHRTTSHRLAMLHNMVTSLLEHEAIRTTLPKAKEARALAERIITLGKRGGLSNVRLAERTVRNRAILQKVFSEYKTRYATRPGGYTRIVRLGFRRGDGAEMALLELVDRPAKAAPAEAQDTGAAEAPETKTE; this is encoded by the coding sequence ATGCGTCACAAGGTCGGACAGAGGAAGCTCCACCGCACCACGAGCCACCGGCTCGCGATGCTCCACAACATGGTCACCTCGCTGCTCGAGCACGAGGCCATCCGCACCACGCTGCCCAAGGCCAAGGAGGCCCGGGCCCTGGCCGAGCGCATCATCACCCTCGGCAAGCGCGGTGGGTTGTCCAACGTGCGCCTCGCGGAGCGGACGGTTCGCAACCGCGCCATCCTCCAGAAGGTGTTCAGCGAGTACAAGACGCGCTACGCCACCCGTCCGGGCGGCTACACGCGCATCGTGCGTCTGGGCTTCCGTCGCGGTGACGGTGCCGAGATGGCCCTGCTGGAGCTGGTGGATCGTCCCGCCAAGGCCGCCCCGGCCGAGGCTCAGGACACCGGTGCCGCCGAGGCCCCGGAGACCAAGACGGAGTAG
- a CDS encoding DNA-directed RNA polymerase subunit alpha encodes MADTFIAKNWRDLIKPRRLEVDQDSLTPTYGKFVAEPLERGFGTTLGNSLRRVLLSSLQGGAVTTVKIENVDHEFQTIPEVAEDVTDVVLNLKEVLLRMHTNETKTLRIEAEGPKEVKAGDIIADQDVEILNPGHHICTISEGGKVRMELTCRRGRGYVPASANKVVGSPIGTIPIDSLFSPIRKVNYQVTNARVGQVTDYDKLTLEVWTDGSVTPQDAVAYAAKIVKEQLTVFVNFDETEEPVAVEAPKEEAKLNENLFRSVDELELSVRSANCLQQANIKTIGDLVQRTEAEMLKTKNFGRKSLKEIKEILAEMGLSLGMKLENWPPKTPPAAPPPSPAAAAAPKA; translated from the coding sequence ATGGCTGACACTTTCATCGCGAAGAACTGGCGGGACCTCATCAAGCCGCGTCGGCTCGAGGTCGATCAGGACTCGCTGACCCCCACCTACGGCAAGTTCGTGGCCGAGCCCCTGGAGCGGGGCTTTGGCACCACGCTGGGCAACTCGCTGCGCCGGGTGCTGCTCTCCAGCTTGCAGGGTGGCGCGGTCACCACGGTGAAGATCGAGAACGTGGACCACGAGTTCCAGACCATCCCCGAGGTGGCCGAGGACGTGACGGACGTCGTGTTGAACCTGAAGGAGGTCCTCCTCCGGATGCACACGAACGAGACCAAGACCCTGCGCATCGAGGCGGAGGGGCCCAAGGAGGTCAAGGCCGGTGACATCATCGCCGACCAGGACGTGGAGATCCTCAACCCGGGTCACCACATCTGCACCATCTCCGAGGGTGGCAAGGTCCGCATGGAGCTCACCTGCCGCCGCGGCCGGGGCTACGTGCCCGCCTCCGCCAACAAGGTGGTCGGCTCGCCCATCGGCACCATCCCGATCGACTCGCTCTTCTCGCCCATCCGCAAGGTGAACTACCAAGTCACCAACGCGCGCGTCGGTCAGGTCACCGACTACGACAAGCTCACCCTCGAGGTGTGGACGGATGGTTCCGTCACGCCCCAGGACGCGGTCGCCTACGCGGCGAAGATCGTCAAGGAGCAGCTCACGGTCTTCGTGAACTTCGACGAGACCGAGGAGCCGGTCGCCGTCGAGGCGCCCAAGGAGGAGGCCAAGCTCAACGAGAACCTCTTCCGCTCGGTGGACGAGCTGGAGCTGTCGGTGCGCTCGGCCAACTGCCTGCAGCAGGCCAACATCAAGACCATCGGCGACCTCGTGCAGCGCACCGAGGCCGAGATGCTCAAGACCAAGAACTTCGGCCGCAAGTCCTTGAAGGAGATCAAGGAGATCCTCGCGGAGATGGGCCTGTCGCTCGGCATGAAGCTGGAGAACTGGCCGCCGAAGACGCCTCCGGCGGCGCCTCCGCCGTCTCCGGCCGCCGCGGCGGCTCCCAAGGCCTAG
- the rpsD gene encoding 30S ribosomal protein S4, whose protein sequence is MARYTASSCRICRRENLKMYLKGDRCYTDKCAIERRPYPPGQHGQGRVKFSGYGVQLREKQKVKRMYGLLESQFRGYYHRASAAKGKTGENLLQQLELRLDNVVFRMGFADTRNEARQLVRHGHFTVNGKRVNIPSFAVKPGTTVEVAEKSRKMLRIAEALETVDRRGVPQWIDLDKKSFKATVKSPPNREDLTMPIQEQLIVELYSK, encoded by the coding sequence GTGGCCCGTTATACCGCCTCCTCCTGCCGCATCTGCCGGCGTGAGAACCTGAAGATGTACCTGAAGGGTGACCGCTGCTACACGGACAAGTGTGCCATCGAGCGGCGTCCCTATCCCCCCGGCCAGCACGGCCAGGGTCGCGTGAAGTTCTCTGGCTACGGCGTGCAGCTGCGCGAGAAGCAGAAGGTCAAGCGCATGTACGGCCTGCTCGAGAGCCAGTTCCGCGGCTACTACCACCGCGCCTCGGCCGCCAAGGGCAAGACGGGTGAGAACCTCCTGCAGCAGCTGGAGCTCCGCCTGGACAACGTGGTGTTCCGCATGGGCTTCGCGGACACGCGCAACGAGGCGCGTCAGCTGGTGCGCCACGGCCACTTCACCGTGAACGGCAAGCGGGTGAACATCCCGTCCTTCGCGGTCAAGCCCGGCACCACCGTGGAGGTGGCCGAGAAGAGCCGCAAGATGCTGCGCATCGCGGAGGCCCTGGAGACCGTGGACCGCCGTGGCGTGCCGCAGTGGATCGACCTGGACAAGAAGTCCTTCAAGGCGACGGTGAAGAGCCCGCCCAACCGCGAGGACCTCACCATGCCGATCCAGGAGCAGCTCATCGTCGAGCTCTACTCGAAGTAA
- the rpsK gene encoding 30S ribosomal protein S11: MAEETNAPAAATAPAAGGEAAARKKNKKGKKNILNGVVHIQSTFNNTIITITDVSGNVISWSSAGARGFRGSRKSTPFAAQVAAGDAAAKAMEHGLKNVTVLVKGPGAGRESALRALAAAGLKIALIRDVTPIPHNGCRQPKRRRV, translated from the coding sequence ATGGCTGAAGAGACCAACGCGCCGGCGGCCGCCACGGCCCCCGCGGCGGGCGGCGAGGCCGCCGCGCGCAAGAAGAACAAGAAGGGCAAGAAGAACATCCTCAACGGCGTGGTCCACATCCAGTCCACGTTCAACAACACCATCATCACGATCACGGACGTGTCCGGGAACGTGATCTCCTGGTCCTCCGCTGGCGCCCGCGGCTTCCGCGGCAGCCGCAAGTCGACGCCGTTCGCCGCCCAGGTGGCCGCCGGTGACGCCGCGGCCAAGGCCATGGAGCACGGCCTGAAGAACGTGACGGTGCTGGTGAAGGGGCCTGGCGCCGGCCGTGAGTCGGCCCTGCGCGCGCTCGCCGCCGCCGGCCTGAAGATCGCGCTCATCCGCGATGTGACGCCCATCCCGCACAACGGCTGCCGTCAGCCCAAGCGCCGCCGCGTCTAG
- the rpsM gene encoding 30S ribosomal protein S13 encodes MARIAGIDLPPNKRAVISLQYIYGIGNKTAHDIIEGAGIDLATRTKDLTEEQTRKIRELIEANYKVEGDLRREVTMNIKRLMDLGCYRGLRHRKGLPVRGQRTHTNARTRKGPKRGIVRAKPATAAR; translated from the coding sequence ATGGCTCGTATCGCCGGCATCGATCTCCCGCCCAACAAGCGCGCGGTGATCTCGTTGCAGTACATCTACGGGATCGGCAACAAGACCGCTCATGACATCATCGAGGGGGCGGGCATCGATCTCGCCACTCGCACCAAGGATCTCACCGAGGAGCAGACGCGGAAGATCCGTGAGCTCATCGAGGCGAACTACAAGGTCGAGGGTGACCTGCGCCGCGAAGTGACGATGAACATCAAGCGCCTGATGGACCTGGGGTGCTACCGTGGCCTGCGTCACCGCAAGGGTCTGCCGGTGCGCGGTCAGCGGACGCACACCAACGCGCGTACCCGCAAGGGTCCCAAGCGTGGCATCGTGCGCGCCAAGCCGGCGACGGCCGCTCGCTAG